The DNA region GCTTCATGCCAACGGTTCCGGTAAGCGAGGCGGGCTGGCGAATGGAGCCACCCGTGTCACTGCCGAAGGCCAACGGGGCCATGAATGATGCCACGGCTGCTGCCGATCCACCGCCTGAGCCACCAGGTACACGGTCAAGGTTCCACGGGTTGTGGGTGTTGCCGTACGCCGAGGTTTCGGTCGTCGAGCCCATCGCGAACTCGTCCATGTTGGTCTTGCCGAGCAGCACAAGGCCAGCTTCACGGGCCTTGGTCACGACCGTCGCGTCGAAGGGCGAGCGATACCCCTTGAGAATTGCCGAAGATGCGGTCGTGGGCATCTCGGTGGTGACGAGCACGTCTTTCACCGCGACGGGAACACCCGCGAGTTCGTGCAGGCTCTCACCTCCGGCCCTGCGGGCGTCGATGGCACGGGCAGCCTCAAGAGCCTCATCGTTCGTGACGAGGAACGCGCCAACCTGGTCGTTCACCTCATCGATTCGGTCAAGGTGCGCCTTCGTGGCTTCTTCAGCTGAGACCTCACGAGCTTGCAGCTTCTCAGCAAGCTCGGCGGCGGTCAGTTGCGTCAGTGCACTCATTTACTGTTCGCCTCCCATGATTGATGTAACGCGGAACATACCATCGGTCACCTCAGGGGCGTTCTCAAGAGCTTCATCGAGCGAGAGCACCTCTTTCACCTCATCGGGCCGCATCACGTTCAAGTCTTGAATGGGGTGGCTCATCGGGGTTACCTCTTGATTCGCAAACCCCTCTACCCGCTCGGCATACGCAATAGTTGCGCTGAGGTCGGCAGCAAGGGCTGTCGCCTCTTCGTCGGTGAGTTCAATTTGCATGGTCTGAGCGAGACCCCGCACAGCTTCTTCGTTCATGACGCCGTGGTCGGCGCTTTTCTCGGGCATACTTCTCCTGGTCAGTGTCGGAGCGAACCACCCTATTCTACGCCTTTTCAGCCCGCAGAGCTCTGAAATGGCGCTTCGAGCTCGGTGCGCGTGCCGTCAACCCGCCAAAGACCCGAACAACCCCTGCGAAAACTGCCCTGAATATGCAGATCGACGATCCCGATTGCCGACATCAACGCGAACATCGTGGTCGGGCCAACCATCGAAAAGCCGTGGCCTTTGAGGCGCTTTGCGAGGGCAACTGATTCTGCCGATGTTGTGGGAGCCTCGGCGTTCTGCTCAAAAACCGGCGATTGTTCAGGCATGTGCGACCACACCAGTTCTGGAAGACCCCCGCCATAGTGTTCTCGCAGCTCAAGCGTCTGCTGAGCGTTCGTCACAGCAGCCCTTACCTTGCGCTGATTCCGAATAATTCTGCTGTCTCCAAGAAGCCGTTCGATATCGCGCTCGGTGTAACCCGCAATACGCTCAGGGTCAAACCCGTCAAAGGCCTCGCGAAAGCCATCGCGTCGCTTGAGGATCGTCAGCCACGAGAGACCGCTCTGAAATGCTTCGAGACAGAGCCGCTCAAAAACCCCGGTCTCATCAGTGACCGGCATGCCCCACTCGGTGTCGTAATAGTGCTGCAGAATCGGGTCGCTCTGCGCCCATTCGGTTCTCACGTGCTCACGCTCTTGTAGCATCGGCTCTCCTCCACTCATCGGGCCTTACACTCAGCCTAAGGTTTCGCAGTGCCTCGCGGGAGTTATCCACAAACAGCAGCCCCAGACCTGCAACAAGGGCAGTGTTAACGATCAAGCCCCTCAGGCCCGTACTCGAGTAGCGTCACAAACTGAGCAGCATCCAGCACTCGAATACCGAGTTCTTCGGCCTTCGCAAGCTTCGACCCCGCTCCCTCGCCCGCAACCACGAAGTCGGTCTTCTTCGAGACAGAACCAGCAGCCTTGCCACCGGCAGAAACGATCGCTTCCTTCGCGCCGTCGCGGGTGAAACCCTCGATGCTTCCTGTTGCAACAACCGTGAGGCCAGCCAAGACGCCATCAGGCTCTTCGGCCGCGCCGGGCCCTGGATGTCCCGGGGTTTCCCAGCGCACTCCCGCGGCTGTCCAAGCATCAACGATTTCGAGATGCCAGTCGACCTCGAACCAAGCAAGGAGCGACTCGGCGATGATTGAACCGACGCCGGGCGCCTGTGCGAGTTCGTCGGCGGTTGCCTCGCGAATCGCTGTGAGCGAGCCAAACCAGTCAGCGAGCGACCGGGCAGCAACGGGCCCCACATGCCTAATGTTGAGCGAGACCAACAAGCGCCAGAGCGGCTTCGTTTTCGCCGCTTCGAGTTCTTCTAGCAGGCGAACCGCGGTTTTCGAGGGCTCTACCTGACGAAAATCTTTGCGAACGCCCTGCGCACGCCGCTCGGCTGCGGTGAGCCCCTCGGCCCCAGGCGGGTACGTCAGCGTCACCTTTTGAAACGGCGCCCTGCGAACCGGATCGCCAGTCTCGGGGTCAAGCTTTACTTCGCCCGTCTCGGTGTCTTTGACGAGCACCTCAATCGGCACGAGATCGTCGATATTCAGTGCGAAAAGGCCTGCCTCGGTCACGAGCAGTGGCGTTTCAGGCGACTCGGGTCTCGTGAGCGCTGCCGCGGTAATCTCGCCAAGCTCTTCGACGTCAAGTGCACCGCGAGAGCCAATGTGCTCAACTCTTCCCTGCACCTGCGCTGGACATGCCTGAGCATTAGGACAGCGAAGGTCGATGTCGCCCTCTTTCATCGCGCGCAACGGCGTGCCACATTCTGGGCAGCATTCTGGCATGTGCCAGACCGTTTCGCTGCCATCGCGCAGCTCGACCACGGCCCCGAGAATCTCGGGAATGACGTCACCGGCCTTGCGCAGCACCACCGTGTCGCCGATGAGCACACCCTTCGCTTTGACAACCTCCTGGTTATGCAGCGTGGCCTGAGACACTGTCGAGCCAGCGACCTTCACGGGCGTCATGACGGCATACGGTGTTGCTCGCCCGGTTCGCCCGACCCCCACTTTGATGGCCTCGAGTTTCGTGTGCACCTCTTCTGGGGGGTACTTCACCGCAGTCGCCCAACGTGGCGCCCTACTCGTCATGCCGAGCTCGCGCTGTACCGAGAAGTCGTTGACCTTGACTACCGCGCCATCGATGTCGTGCGGAGCCTCTTGTCGATGTTCGCCGTAATAATCAACAAACTCGATGACCTCTGCGACGCTCGTGAGCACGCGCGAGAATGGCGAAACGGGCAGCCCCCACGCAGCACAGAGGTCGTACACGGCCGACTGGGTCGCGACAGGGGCACCCTCCCAGGCGCCAATGCCGTGCACAAAGAGCGAGAGTCTACCGAGCCTTGCTCGCATGATCTCGCGCTCGGCCTCGCTGCGCTTTTCGGCTTTTTGGCGGATCGTGCCCGCAGCCGTGTTGCGCGCGTTGGCAAACTCGGGAAAGCGTGTGGGAATTTCTTCGGGTTTCTTGCCTCGCGCGAGCTGGTCTCGCTCGAAGGCCTCCTGAAATTCGTGCTGCTGTTCGTTCAGCGCAAGAAAGTTCTCGCGGCTCAGGAAAATCTCTCCTCGAACCTCGACGAACTCGGGAACCGATTCTCCCTGGAGGCGTCTCGGAATCGCGCCCACCCACTCGATGTTCTCGGTGATGTTCTCGCCCACGCGTCCGTCGCCGCGCGTTGCCGCCGATTCAAGCACACCGTTTCGGTAGGCGAGGCTGATCGCAAGCCCGTCAATCTTGAGCTCGGTAAGCCACTCGACGGGTCCTGCCTGCGCCGTGGTCTTTTCGCACCACTCGCGAAGCTCGTCGTTTGAAAAGACGTTATCGAGGCTGAGCATCCGTTCGGCGTGCTCGTGCGGTGGAAAACCCGCAGAGTTCGTCGGTGCACCAACCCGCTTCGTCGGGCTGTCCTGCCCGCTCAGCTCTGGGTATGCCTGCTCAAGATGCTCGAGCCTGCGAAACAGAACGTCGAACTCGGCGTCCGAAACCTCGCTTACCCCGTCGTAGTAGCTCGCACGGTACCGTTCGATCTGCTCGGCAAGTTCCTCTGCCTCGGCACGCGCCTCGGCAAAGCCCGGTACATCGCTACGCGGCTCCATGAGTCTCTTTCATCAGTGTCTCA from Leucobacter sp. UCMA 4100 includes:
- the gatC gene encoding Asp-tRNA(Asn)/Glu-tRNA(Gln) amidotransferase subunit GatC → MPEKSADHGVMNEEAVRGLAQTMQIELTDEEATALAADLSATIAYAERVEGFANQEVTPMSHPIQDLNVMRPDEVKEVLSLDEALENAPEVTDGMFRVTSIMGGEQ
- a CDS encoding DNA-3-methyladenine glycosylase I, whose protein sequence is MLQEREHVRTEWAQSDPILQHYYDTEWGMPVTDETGVFERLCLEAFQSGLSWLTILKRRDGFREAFDGFDPERIAGYTERDIERLLGDSRIIRNQRKVRAAVTNAQQTLELREHYGGGLPELVWSHMPEQSPVFEQNAEAPTTSAESVALAKRLKGHGFSMVGPTTMFALMSAIGIVDLHIQGSFRRGCSGLWRVDGTRTELEAPFQSSAG
- the ligA gene encoding NAD-dependent DNA ligase LigA, with amino-acid sequence MEPRSDVPGFAEARAEAEELAEQIERYRASYYDGVSEVSDAEFDVLFRRLEHLEQAYPELSGQDSPTKRVGAPTNSAGFPPHEHAERMLSLDNVFSNDELREWCEKTTAQAGPVEWLTELKIDGLAISLAYRNGVLESAATRGDGRVGENITENIEWVGAIPRRLQGESVPEFVEVRGEIFLSRENFLALNEQQHEFQEAFERDQLARGKKPEEIPTRFPEFANARNTAAGTIRQKAEKRSEAEREIMRARLGRLSLFVHGIGAWEGAPVATQSAVYDLCAAWGLPVSPFSRVLTSVAEVIEFVDYYGEHRQEAPHDIDGAVVKVNDFSVQRELGMTSRAPRWATAVKYPPEEVHTKLEAIKVGVGRTGRATPYAVMTPVKVAGSTVSQATLHNQEVVKAKGVLIGDTVVLRKAGDVIPEILGAVVELRDGSETVWHMPECCPECGTPLRAMKEGDIDLRCPNAQACPAQVQGRVEHIGSRGALDVEELGEITAAALTRPESPETPLLVTEAGLFALNIDDLVPIEVLVKDTETGEVKLDPETGDPVRRAPFQKVTLTYPPGAEGLTAAERRAQGVRKDFRQVEPSKTAVRLLEELEAAKTKPLWRLLVSLNIRHVGPVAARSLADWFGSLTAIREATADELAQAPGVGSIIAESLLAWFEVDWHLEIVDAWTAAGVRWETPGHPGPGAAEEPDGVLAGLTVVATGSIEGFTRDGAKEAIVSAGGKAAGSVSKKTDFVVAGEGAGSKLAKAEELGIRVLDAAQFVTLLEYGPEGLDR